In Emys orbicularis isolate rEmyOrb1 chromosome 12, rEmyOrb1.hap1, whole genome shotgun sequence, one genomic interval encodes:
- the LOC135887086 gene encoding olfactory receptor 14A16-like — translation MSNQTSLTTFLLLGFSDVRELQILHFVMFLVIYLAGLMGNLLIISAIAVNNHLHTPMYFFLVNLSIIDLGCISVTIPKSMANSLMSTRSISYPGCVAQVFLLLVFIAADLALLTIMAYDRYVAICQPLHYETVMNRTACVQMAASAWITGIVYSALHTGNTFRLPFCQSNVINQFFCEIPQILKLVCSDSYVSEVWAIAFSVFLGLSCFVFIIVSYVQIFKAVLRIPSEQGRGKAFSTCLPHVTVVSLLLCTGFFEYMKPTSSSASNMDLTMGVLYSLVPPVMNPIIYSMRNKEIKAALKKLIVWRLFTKN, via the coding sequence ATGTCCAACCAAACCTCTTTGACCacgttccttctcctgggattctctgatgttcgggagctgcagattttgcactttgtgATGTTTCTAGTGATTTACCTGGCAGGCCTGATGGGGAATCTTCTCATTATCTCGGCCATAGCTGTCAACAACcatcttcacacccccatgtacttcttcctggtgaATCTGTCCATTATAGACCTCGGCTGCATCTCTGTCAccatccccaaatccatggccaactCCCTCATGAGCACCAGGTCGATTTCTTATCCTGGATGTGTCGCCCAAGTCTTTCTCTTATTAGTCTTCATTGCAGCTGATCTTGCCTTACTCACCATCATGGCATATGACCGATATgtcgccatctgccaaccactgcactatgagacAGTGATGAACAGGAcagcttgtgtccaaatggcagccagtgcctggatTACTGGTATTGTCTACTCTGCACTGCACACTGGGAACACTTTCAGGTTGCCCTTCTGCCAGTCCAATGTCATCaaccagttcttctgtgaaatcccccagatACTCAAGCTCGTCTGCTCTGACTCCTATGTCAGTGAAGTTTGGGCTATTGCCTTTAGTGTGTTTTTAGGTTtaagctgctttgtttttataattgtgtcttatgttcagatcttcaaagcagtgctgagaatcccctctgagcagggccggggTAAAGCTttctccacctgcctccctcacGTCACTGTGGTCTCTTTGTTACTTTGCACTGGCTTCTTTGAGTACAtgaaacccacctccagctcagcATCAAATATGGATCTCACGATGGGTGTTCTCTATTCCCTGGTGCCTCCAGTGATGAATCCAatcatctacagcatgaggaacaaggagatcAAAGCTGCATTAAAGAAACTGATTGTGTGGAGGTTATTCACCAAGAATTAA